The following are from one region of the Alkalimarinus sediminis genome:
- a CDS encoding flagellar hook-length control protein FliK produces the protein MSIDAPNNKADKYGSHAKQATRTDSSSSNASSSTHTSSATTKPATSLDSINIKVGQAIQAKVIEVLNSVSTRSNQNNFNVTLEIGGEKLAVKTNIALQPGQVIELSANAKGELLLPRPTQADTPPLISALSKVLPYQQPIGKVIALLMQNLPALTSGNAEVKQLADQLTALLPKSANFTGNTNGSTSPSGSVVNGAQLVKQAISQSGIFMESKLALAGQQSALVNSSRSQINSSSISSATHALAQALKSVAQAPSSTTSATGTSTNNLAALNAGTVSSTPLTTDLKSTISQLIGSLNAIYATQHSATGQTPNFIAESDPALLVNPFNFPSALSTSKLGLQGDRDLSVGDLLKRLAGALNRIQFQQLNSLYQAQSASTDTTTIQTWQMELPFLSQQNQIDSIQLRIDQEKEKNDDQEGAEKTSKWKLALTFDLEELGPMFIQVNLTPPTISSTIWAENQATLKLINKEAHNLRESFAELGLTVEDISCRKGQPNMRKTRLDQQIVDIKA, from the coding sequence ATGTCGATTGACGCCCCAAACAACAAAGCGGATAAGTATGGTTCCCACGCTAAACAAGCTACGCGAACCGACTCGTCATCAAGCAACGCGTCCAGTTCAACTCATACCTCTTCCGCAACGACTAAACCTGCTACGTCGTTAGACAGCATCAATATTAAGGTAGGTCAGGCTATACAAGCGAAAGTCATAGAGGTGCTCAACTCAGTATCTACACGCTCCAACCAAAATAACTTTAACGTCACGCTAGAGATAGGTGGAGAAAAGCTAGCCGTCAAAACTAATATCGCACTGCAACCTGGACAAGTAATCGAACTAAGCGCAAATGCCAAAGGCGAGCTATTACTGCCAAGACCCACACAAGCAGATACACCGCCGCTAATCTCAGCACTTTCAAAAGTTTTGCCATATCAGCAACCGATTGGAAAAGTCATCGCTCTATTGATGCAGAACCTTCCTGCTCTTACTTCCGGTAACGCCGAGGTTAAACAACTGGCTGATCAACTTACGGCGCTGCTACCTAAATCTGCTAATTTTACTGGGAATACCAACGGGTCGACCTCGCCGTCAGGAAGCGTGGTAAATGGTGCGCAATTAGTAAAGCAGGCAATATCTCAGTCGGGTATATTTATGGAGAGTAAACTTGCCCTTGCAGGCCAACAAAGCGCCCTCGTCAATTCCAGCAGAAGCCAGATAAACAGTTCATCCATTAGCTCTGCCACCCATGCCCTCGCCCAAGCCTTGAAATCGGTAGCCCAGGCTCCGTCTAGCACAACATCAGCTACCGGCACCAGTACAAACAATTTAGCAGCATTAAACGCTGGCACTGTTTCAAGCACCCCTTTAACCACAGATTTAAAGTCAACGATAAGCCAGTTAATTGGCTCATTGAATGCTATTTACGCGACTCAACATTCCGCAACAGGGCAAACACCCAATTTTATAGCTGAGTCAGACCCTGCACTACTGGTTAACCCGTTTAATTTTCCATCGGCCTTAAGCACATCAAAACTAGGTCTCCAAGGTGATAGAGATCTGTCTGTCGGGGATCTTCTGAAGCGATTAGCCGGCGCACTTAATCGCATTCAGTTTCAACAACTTAATAGCCTTTATCAAGCGCAGTCTGCATCAACTGACACAACAACCATTCAGACCTGGCAGATGGAGCTACCGTTTTTATCGCAACAAAACCAAATAGACTCAATTCAATTAAGAATTGACCAAGAAAAAGAAAAAAATGATGATCAGGAAGGCGCAGAAAAGACGTCTAAATGGAAGCTTGCTCTCACCTTCGACCTGGAAGAACTGGGCCCTATGTTTATTCAGGTTAACCTGACACCGCCAACTATCTCTTCCACCATTTGGGCAGAGAATCAGGCAACATTAAAGCTCATCAATAAAGAAGCGCACAATCTAAGAGAGAGCTTTGCAGAACTGGGGTTGACGGTTGAAGATATCTCTTGCCGTAAAGGTCAACCTAATATGCGAAAAACCCGATTAGACCAACAGATCGTCGATATAAAGGCGTAA
- the ccmA gene encoding cytochrome c biogenesis heme-transporting ATPase CcmA, producing the protein MSAVSPIVTQSSSRELLRAESLFCERDERVLFEDLNFSINAGEIIQVEGPNGSGKTTLLRIMSGLSSAYEGNIFWKGEAIHSARIDFLSNLLYLGHKPGVKAILTPVENLRALMGVRQSVTDEQIHHALEKVGLYGYEDVPCHNLSAGQHRRVALARLYLSTDELWILDEAFTAIDKKGVKELEALLQERAQQGGAVLLTTHHELQLEQGFKKLQLGKSSLKQEPLKEQAHKPLVAGEAE; encoded by the coding sequence ATGTCTGCTGTCTCACCTATTGTTACCCAGTCTTCTAGTCGCGAATTGTTACGTGCTGAGTCTCTATTCTGTGAGCGTGACGAGCGAGTATTGTTTGAAGACCTTAACTTCTCGATTAATGCTGGTGAGATAATTCAGGTTGAAGGGCCTAACGGGTCAGGTAAAACCACACTACTTCGAATTATGAGCGGACTATCTAGCGCATACGAAGGTAATATTTTCTGGAAAGGCGAAGCGATACACTCCGCGAGAATCGACTTTCTTTCAAACCTGCTTTACTTGGGGCATAAGCCAGGTGTTAAGGCAATTCTGACACCGGTTGAAAATTTGCGCGCTCTCATGGGAGTCCGCCAGAGTGTAACTGATGAGCAGATACATCATGCATTAGAGAAAGTCGGGCTATACGGATATGAAGACGTTCCTTGCCATAACCTCTCTGCGGGTCAGCATCGGCGAGTTGCTCTGGCCAGGTTATATTTATCGACAGATGAACTGTGGATTCTAGATGAAGCGTTCACAGCGATTGATAAAAAAGGCGTTAAAGAGCTTGAAGCACTGCTACAAGAACGCGCCCAGCAGGGTGGTGCTGTGTTGCTTACGACTCATCATGAGTTGCAGCTTGAGCAAGGGTTCAAAAAGCTACAGCTTGGTAAATCTTCATTGAAACAAGAGCCTCTTAAAGAGCAAGCCCACAAGCCATTAGTAGCAGGTGAAGCAGAATGA
- the motD gene encoding flagellar motor protein MotD gives MMRRQREDDESHNKERWLVSYADFITLLFAFFVVMYSISSINEGKYKVLSQTLEGAFNSVQRTTKPIQVGDNIVKSEELDADEQQMQPVDTIPRGSEGRVKDRTKGMREIADKFAAEFSGLITDGLVSVNENEEWVELSLSNKILFKSGDVEPYDDAFPILEQIAAILKVQDNALLVEGFTDNIPIRTRSHPSNWELSSARASAVVRLLAHEGVDPSRMAAIGYGQFQPIARNDTPEGRSRNRRIVLVISKDPNVRVTLRNKG, from the coding sequence ATGATGAGACGACAACGAGAGGATGACGAGTCTCATAATAAAGAGCGCTGGTTGGTTTCCTATGCTGACTTTATCACGCTCCTGTTCGCGTTTTTTGTTGTTATGTATTCGATATCTTCTATCAACGAAGGTAAATACAAAGTACTGTCTCAAACCTTAGAGGGGGCTTTCAACTCCGTTCAAAGAACTACAAAGCCTATTCAGGTTGGCGACAACATTGTTAAGTCTGAAGAGCTTGATGCCGACGAACAACAGATGCAGCCGGTTGATACGATTCCAAGAGGCAGTGAAGGGCGTGTCAAAGACCGAACCAAAGGAATGCGAGAAATTGCGGATAAGTTTGCCGCCGAGTTTTCAGGGCTGATTACCGACGGACTGGTCTCTGTAAATGAGAATGAAGAGTGGGTGGAGCTCTCGCTATCGAACAAGATTTTGTTTAAGAGTGGCGATGTTGAACCCTACGATGATGCGTTTCCGATTCTTGAGCAGATCGCCGCTATTTTAAAGGTTCAGGATAACGCACTTTTAGTTGAAGGCTTTACTGACAATATACCGATCCGAACGCGGTCCCACCCCTCTAATTGGGAGTTGTCATCCGCTCGAGCGTCCGCGGTAGTACGACTGCTCGCTCATGAAGGTGTTGACCCCTCGAGAATGGCAGCAATTGGCTATGGTCAATTTCAGCCTATTGCGCGTAACGATACACCTGAAGGCAGAAGCCGTAATCGCAGGATCGTATTAGTCATCTCCAAAGACCCTAATGTTAGAGTAACCTTACGCAATAAAGGTTAA
- a CDS encoding ParA family protein, with protein sequence MRIWAIANQKGGVGKTTTTVALGGLLAKEGKRVLLMDLDPHGSLTSYFKYDPDTIEHSAFDLFLHQGKVPEDLPATLIVKTSMPGLKLLPASTALATLERRMVGVDGMGLIISRALAILWDEFDYVLIDNTPSLGVLMINSLAASQHLMVPVQTEFLALKGLERMMHTLDMVIKSQKSKLTYTIIPTMFDRRTQASVQSLRAVKQTWGNQVWKYAIPIDTKFRDASRLGVVPSELDASTHGVRAYKKLLENIRESETVNAG encoded by the coding sequence GTGCGTATCTGGGCAATTGCAAATCAGAAAGGTGGAGTCGGCAAAACAACGACCACTGTTGCGTTAGGTGGGTTGTTGGCCAAAGAAGGTAAGAGAGTGCTTTTGATGGATCTTGATCCTCATGGCTCTCTGACAAGCTACTTCAAATATGACCCAGACACTATTGAACACAGTGCATTTGATCTGTTTTTGCATCAAGGAAAAGTGCCAGAAGACTTGCCCGCAACATTGATCGTTAAAACATCCATGCCTGGCTTAAAGTTGCTTCCTGCATCTACGGCGCTCGCCACGCTTGAAAGACGTATGGTTGGGGTTGATGGCATGGGTTTGATTATCTCTCGAGCGTTAGCCATTTTATGGGATGAATTTGATTATGTGCTGATCGACAACACACCGTCTTTAGGTGTATTGATGATCAACTCGTTAGCCGCTAGCCAGCACCTAATGGTGCCTGTTCAGACCGAGTTTTTAGCCCTAAAGGGTTTGGAAAGAATGATGCATACGCTCGATATGGTGATTAAATCTCAAAAAAGTAAATTGACGTATACCATTATTCCGACCATGTTTGATAGACGAACACAAGCATCAGTGCAGAGTCTTAGAGCGGTTAAACAAACATGGGGTAATCAGGTATGGAAATATGCTATTCCGATCGATACTAAATTTAGAGATGCCAGTCGGTTAGGTGTTGTGCCTTCAGAGCTTGATGCCTCTACTCATGGTGTACGAGCCTATAAAAAACTGCTGGAAAATATTAGGGAAAGCGAAACAGTTAATGCAGGATAA
- a CDS encoding diguanylate cyclase, with protein sequence MDRFTFPAKFFLISMLLAVPLSITSFQSVVDSNEQLRTAHIKHLGALNVHAFLPVIEALETMRDLSVAERFHRSEVVEAKYLEAKQQAMLEIEKFINNDLDENNQLISLNTFALQRAVETLKLTSGSEADLERTIFDKVNLLVSAAYSIQYQIANVNGLLGDIDPLANHLVIILTAELQQSFEAMGEARAYGSYFIANQILSSYGVELINGALSKLKDSELHLSDRFTILLSSHPKANGTLAIDSSAINRLNDIYMQVDDQILLDPDLTTTFEVFWQQSSDSIKAFNQFRRQIVLFLAKYYEAKERVMESNKNSYVFGVSALICVFIYLFIGFYLGIKGSLGELSKAAVQVAKGSLDKPITISSHDELKTLAALLDEMRVQLKDREQQLLDMTVTDTLTGVKNRKYFNEQLKECMALCRKTDQPTSLLMMDIDHFKCVNDTYGHTVGDKCLQLVAKTLQDNLSRPGDVVARYGGEEFAVLLPATDEIGAITIAERLCRSIRELSLNIEENEIDIRISIGISTSNLIPNCLEERLVNLADEALYKAKKTGRDRWISAHE encoded by the coding sequence ATGGATCGTTTCACGTTCCCTGCGAAGTTCTTTTTAATTTCAATGTTGCTGGCGGTCCCACTTAGTATTACGAGTTTCCAGTCTGTAGTTGATAGTAATGAGCAGCTCAGAACTGCGCATATCAAACACCTTGGCGCGCTAAATGTTCATGCTTTTTTGCCAGTCATTGAAGCATTGGAAACGATGCGTGACTTGAGTGTGGCAGAGAGGTTTCATCGATCTGAGGTTGTTGAAGCCAAGTACCTTGAAGCAAAACAACAAGCAATGTTAGAGATAGAGAAATTTATCAACAACGACCTTGATGAGAACAACCAACTCATTAGTCTAAATACCTTTGCACTGCAACGAGCCGTTGAAACGCTGAAACTTACTAGTGGCTCTGAAGCGGACCTGGAAAGGACGATTTTTGATAAAGTTAATCTGCTTGTAAGCGCTGCATACTCAATTCAGTATCAAATCGCGAATGTAAATGGCTTACTAGGGGATATAGACCCACTGGCTAACCATTTGGTCATAATTCTCACAGCAGAGCTGCAACAATCTTTTGAAGCAATGGGAGAGGCGCGAGCATACGGTAGCTATTTTATTGCTAACCAGATATTAAGCTCCTATGGTGTAGAGCTGATTAATGGCGCTCTTTCAAAACTCAAAGATAGTGAATTACACCTCAGTGATCGGTTTACTATATTGCTGTCATCTCACCCAAAGGCTAACGGTACCCTTGCTATCGACTCATCAGCGATCAATAGATTAAATGATATCTATATGCAGGTGGATGACCAGATTTTGTTAGATCCGGATTTAACCACCACGTTCGAGGTGTTTTGGCAGCAGTCTAGCGACTCTATTAAAGCCTTTAACCAATTTAGAAGGCAGATTGTTCTTTTTCTCGCAAAATATTATGAAGCAAAAGAAAGAGTGATGGAGTCAAATAAAAATTCTTATGTATTCGGTGTAAGTGCCCTTATCTGTGTGTTTATCTATCTCTTTATTGGATTCTATCTAGGCATTAAAGGTTCATTAGGTGAGTTGTCTAAAGCGGCTGTACAGGTTGCAAAGGGCTCTTTAGATAAGCCTATTACTATCAGCTCCCATGATGAACTCAAGACGCTAGCTGCGCTGTTGGATGAAATGCGGGTTCAGCTTAAAGATAGAGAGCAACAGCTTCTAGACATGACAGTGACGGATACACTCACCGGGGTGAAAAATAGAAAATATTTTAATGAACAGCTGAAAGAGTGCATGGCGCTTTGTCGAAAAACTGATCAGCCCACTAGCTTGCTCATGATGGATATTGATCATTTCAAGTGCGTTAACGATACCTATGGGCATACCGTGGGTGACAAATGTTTACAGCTAGTGGCAAAAACACTTCAAGATAATTTGAGTCGACCTGGTGATGTCGTAGCTAGATATGGGGGAGAGGAGTTTGCTGTATTATTACCCGCTACCGATGAGATAGGCGCAATCACCATCGCAGAGAGGCTGTGTCGAAGTATTAGGGAGCTCAGCTTAAATATTGAAGAAAATGAGATTGATATCAGAATTAGTATTGGAATTTCAACATCTAACCTGATTCCGAATTGCTTAGAGGAGCGTTTAGTTAACTTGGCAGACGAAGCATTGTACAAAGCCAAAAAGACTGGAAGAGACAGGTGGATTTCTGCCCATGAGTAA
- a CDS encoding chemotaxis protein CheW: MSNKRYSDTINPQIAVQDYLDDLLQKLPATSPLDRLRQQEEDKAATVADKQKAQKSVSKPAHKPESKTRYNPSYRTVGANYSAGRETSLAAQRLEQKRALDRASRRDFREPPTIKPSPLLKAMPEVQSSALDLKTDSPVIREAAVAKKISAEDVESALAEIKVAEETPKNKVAEVPCSVPMQSPLKQPPPDQPTTRQVESAPDNSVAEAKKTASIEKEKHSDEWLENGRPEWAQGRFECLIFTVAGLKLAVPLVSLGAIHTIDQELTPLVGRPDWFLGLLPVGEKNIRVVDSALWIMPERYNESVKDGYRFVIRLDKSEWGMACDSVAQSFSISPEEVRWRTDRGKRPWLAGTVIDHMCALMDVAAVARLLDSAEKTNQSPI, from the coding sequence ATGAGTAATAAGCGGTATAGTGACACCATCAACCCCCAAATTGCGGTGCAAGATTACTTAGACGACCTGCTGCAAAAACTACCAGCAACTTCGCCACTCGATAGGTTGAGACAACAAGAGGAAGATAAAGCTGCCACTGTTGCAGATAAACAAAAAGCGCAAAAGTCAGTGAGCAAACCAGCTCATAAGCCAGAATCTAAAACAAGGTATAATCCTAGCTATCGTACTGTTGGGGCGAACTACAGCGCCGGTCGAGAGACCTCTCTTGCGGCACAGCGACTAGAGCAAAAAAGAGCGTTAGATAGAGCTTCTAGGCGAGACTTTCGCGAGCCGCCAACTATCAAGCCGTCACCGCTTCTAAAAGCAATGCCAGAGGTGCAAAGCAGCGCGCTTGACCTCAAAACAGATAGCCCGGTAATAAGAGAAGCTGCTGTTGCTAAAAAGATCTCAGCGGAAGACGTGGAGTCTGCGCTAGCCGAAATAAAGGTGGCAGAAGAGACGCCAAAGAATAAAGTTGCCGAGGTGCCTTGCAGTGTGCCGATGCAATCTCCTCTTAAACAGCCACCCCCTGACCAGCCAACCACTAGACAGGTTGAATCTGCACCTGATAATTCAGTGGCCGAAGCGAAAAAAACCGCGTCTATTGAAAAAGAAAAGCATTCAGATGAGTGGCTTGAAAATGGTCGCCCAGAGTGGGCTCAAGGCCGTTTTGAATGCTTGATTTTCACTGTGGCAGGCCTGAAGTTAGCGGTTCCGCTTGTATCGCTAGGCGCGATTCATACAATTGACCAAGAGCTAACCCCATTAGTGGGGCGGCCAGACTGGTTCTTAGGATTATTGCCAGTCGGAGAGAAGAATATAAGAGTGGTGGACTCAGCGTTATGGATTATGCCTGAGCGTTACAACGAAAGCGTGAAAGATGGCTATCGTTTCGTTATTCGTCTAGATAAAAGCGAGTGGGGTATGGCCTGTGACTCTGTTGCCCAGTCTTTTTCAATTTCGCCAGAAGAGGTGCGTTGGAGAACTGACCGAGGTAAGCGGCCCTGGCTGGCGGGCACGGTTATTGATCATATGTGCGCTTTGATGGATGTAGCGGCGGTTGCCCGTTTACTTGATAGCGCAGAAAAAACCAATCAGTCGCCTATTTAA
- a CDS encoding DUF2802 domain-containing protein — MLEQYAPLLSLTATAVLVGYVLFLRHIISKQRKEHSERLKTVNQELQAIGSGSMGVGRKLIMLEKQIAALKHNQDEMVKNDPNRVSYTEASRLVELGADVEDLMNSCGISRPEAELVTALSQKSQSGDITVN; from the coding sequence ATGCTGGAACAATATGCACCATTGCTGAGTTTGACTGCCACTGCGGTGTTAGTAGGGTATGTCCTTTTTCTAAGACATATCATTAGCAAACAAAGGAAAGAGCATAGTGAGCGACTGAAAACCGTCAATCAAGAGCTTCAGGCTATTGGTAGTGGTTCTATGGGCGTCGGTAGAAAGCTGATCATGCTCGAAAAACAGATAGCGGCACTAAAGCATAATCAAGATGAAATGGTTAAAAACGACCCAAACAGAGTCTCCTATACAGAGGCTAGCCGATTAGTTGAGTTAGGTGCTGACGTCGAAGACTTGATGAATAGTTGCGGAATATCACGCCCCGAAGCGGAGCTAGTGACCGCGTTAAGCCAAAAAAGCCAATCTGGTGACATTACGGTCAACTAG
- a CDS encoding DUF1329 domain-containing protein: MSNVAVLVILFVAVLVSQIAKSAESDKRRTFAELGLTALGAEKAGNMEGTIPAWNKSEVLSQQRLDEIANEKPLFYITQENLNEHRTHLSVGVQALINKYPDTFKVPVYNSYRTHHVPDYIYQATAKNYLSAELIDEGNGIKNVWQGVPFPVPENAQQVLWNHLVSWRGVHIKVNYTEVLVQENGSFQEIVSRGEVASPYNAPDRDIFADRHVKTYYLTRTLSPANLAGGGLLIYDTLNQRLNPRKVWFYDAQQRRVIRIPDLGHDTPNPNSEMVRVVDEVDLFNGLPERYHWKLLGKKELYIPYNNNRLINMDIDQLTQKHHIDLTNARFELHRVWVVEGVLKEDHRHIYGRRRMYIDEDSWITMHAEQYDKHDALWRVSLSYTKFYPEMPGIWKVVDTYHDLKTSQHFSQLVKGGADNKVEFSNELPSKRHFSPGALRQSSRR; encoded by the coding sequence ATGAGTAATGTTGCGGTCTTGGTAATTCTATTTGTTGCAGTGCTTGTTTCTCAGATTGCAAAAAGTGCCGAAAGTGATAAACGGCGGACTTTTGCAGAGTTAGGCTTAACAGCTCTGGGTGCTGAGAAGGCCGGCAATATGGAGGGTACCATCCCCGCTTGGAATAAAAGCGAAGTACTCTCCCAGCAGCGCCTGGATGAAATTGCCAATGAAAAGCCATTGTTTTATATCACTCAAGAGAACCTAAATGAACATCGTACTCATCTAAGTGTAGGGGTGCAGGCCTTAATAAATAAGTATCCAGATACATTTAAAGTACCGGTATATAACTCCTACCGCACCCATCATGTGCCGGACTACATCTACCAGGCGACGGCCAAAAACTATCTCTCAGCCGAATTGATTGATGAAGGAAACGGCATTAAAAATGTGTGGCAGGGGGTTCCTTTTCCGGTGCCTGAAAACGCCCAACAGGTGTTGTGGAATCATCTCGTTTCATGGCGAGGGGTGCATATTAAGGTTAACTACACTGAAGTGTTGGTACAGGAGAATGGTTCTTTTCAAGAGATAGTCTCTAGGGGAGAAGTTGCGAGCCCCTATAATGCACCGGATAGAGATATTTTTGCTGATAGGCATGTCAAAACCTATTACCTTACCCGAACGCTATCACCGGCAAATTTAGCAGGTGGCGGACTGTTAATCTACGACACGTTGAATCAGCGGCTTAACCCTAGAAAGGTGTGGTTCTATGATGCGCAGCAAAGACGTGTTATTCGCATTCCCGATTTAGGCCATGACACCCCAAACCCTAACTCTGAAATGGTGAGGGTGGTTGATGAGGTTGATCTATTTAACGGGTTGCCAGAGCGCTATCACTGGAAGCTGTTAGGTAAAAAAGAGCTATATATCCCTTATAACAATAACCGGCTCATAAACATGGACATAGATCAGCTGACACAAAAGCACCATATTGATCTAACTAATGCCCGGTTTGAGCTACATAGGGTTTGGGTGGTAGAAGGGGTGCTAAAAGAAGATCATCGACATATCTATGGGCGAAGACGCATGTATATTGATGAGGACTCATGGATCACAATGCATGCTGAACAGTATGATAAACATGATGCGCTATGGCGTGTGAGCTTATCGTATACCAAGTTTTATCCAGAGATGCCTGGTATATGGAAAGTTGTTGATACCTATCATGATTTGAAGACATCGCAGCACTTTTCTCAGCTAGTAAAAGGAGGGGCAGATAATAAGGTAGAATTTTCTAATGAATTGCCGAGTAAGCGACACTTTTCACCTGGCGCACTTAGGCAATCAAGTCGGCGATAA
- a CDS encoding EscU/YscU/HrcU family type III secretion system export apparatus switch protein yields the protein MNKHEELTTAVALKYDGKDAPTITATGEGSVAEEIIRIAKEANIPLYENADLVALLSQLELGENIPEVLYKVIAEIIAFAYHIQNKVPEGFNRETGEMERREKPIN from the coding sequence ATGAACAAACATGAAGAACTGACAACAGCCGTTGCACTAAAATATGATGGTAAAGACGCGCCAACCATTACGGCCACTGGCGAAGGGTCTGTTGCCGAGGAGATCATTCGTATTGCCAAAGAGGCGAATATCCCACTTTACGAAAATGCCGATTTAGTAGCGCTTTTATCTCAACTAGAACTTGGGGAGAACATTCCTGAAGTACTTTATAAGGTTATCGCGGAGATAATTGCGTTTGCCTATCACATTCAAAACAAGGTACCCGAAGGGTTTAATAGAGAGACCGGCGAGATGGAGAGAAGAGAAAAGCCGATTAATTGA
- a CDS encoding flagellar motor protein, producing the protein MDLLSIIGVILAFGAVIGGNFLEGGTVDALINLPATIIVIGGTFAAIMLQTSFKLLKHAGRMLLWVFMPPYVSLEDGIEKVVKWSMRARKEGLLGLETIAGKETEVFAKKGLQLLVDGAEPDTIRSVMELELIAKENRDFEGAKVFESMGGYSPTIGIIGAVMGLIHVMSHLEDPASLGSGIATAFVATIYGVAFANLLLFPIANKLKAVIKLESLYRELMIEGLVSISEGENPRSIELKLRGFLH; encoded by the coding sequence ATGGACTTACTCAGTATAATCGGTGTCATCCTGGCATTTGGGGCGGTTATTGGTGGTAACTTCCTTGAAGGTGGTACGGTTGATGCGCTGATTAATCTTCCTGCTACCATCATAGTGATTGGCGGAACCTTTGCCGCGATTATGCTGCAAACTTCCTTTAAACTCCTAAAACACGCAGGGCGCATGCTGCTTTGGGTTTTTATGCCCCCATACGTTAGCCTCGAAGATGGGATCGAAAAAGTAGTAAAGTGGAGCATGAGGGCTCGAAAAGAAGGGCTGTTAGGGCTTGAAACCATCGCCGGTAAAGAGACCGAAGTGTTTGCCAAAAAAGGGCTGCAACTTTTAGTTGATGGTGCTGAACCTGACACCATTAGAAGCGTGATGGAATTGGAATTAATCGCTAAAGAGAATCGTGACTTTGAAGGCGCAAAGGTGTTCGAAAGTATGGGTGGGTACTCACCCACCATCGGTATTATAGGTGCGGTAATGGGATTGATTCATGTAATGAGTCACCTTGAAGATCCCGCCTCTCTTGGGTCAGGTATTGCAACAGCGTTTGTTGCCACTATTTATGGTGTTGCATTTGCTAACCTGTTGTTATTTCCAATTGCTAATAAGCTAAAAGCGGTTATAAAACTTGAGTCTCTTTATCGGGAGCTCATGATTGAAGGCTTAGTTTCAATATCAGAGGGGGAGAACCCTCGCTCTATTGAGCTTAAACTGCGCGGCTTCCTTCACTAA
- a CDS encoding chemotaxis protein CheW: MASSTGHSGQTTEDPIFQYVTFRLDDETYGINVMQIQEVLRYTEIAPVPGAPDYVLGIINLRGNVVTVIDTRKRFGLSQSDISDHTRIVVLEIDGQVVGVLVDSVAEVVYLKQSEVETAPNVGNEESARFIQGVCNKNGELIILVEFEKMLSEDEWADMSSL, from the coding sequence ATGGCATCTAGTACAGGGCATAGTGGTCAAACAACAGAAGATCCTATCTTCCAGTATGTAACTTTCCGGTTAGACGATGAAACGTATGGCATCAACGTAATGCAAATACAGGAAGTGTTACGTTATACGGAGATAGCACCCGTGCCAGGAGCGCCAGATTATGTGCTGGGGATTATTAATCTCCGAGGTAATGTGGTGACTGTTATAGATACACGAAAGCGGTTTGGGTTGAGTCAGTCTGATATTTCTGACCATACCCGAATTGTTGTGTTGGAAATCGACGGACAGGTCGTTGGCGTATTGGTCGACTCTGTTGCAGAAGTGGTTTACTTAAAACAGTCCGAGGTTGAAACTGCGCCCAATGTCGGTAATGAAGAGAGTGCTCGATTTATCCAAGGTGTTTGTAATAAAAATGGTGAGCTTATTATCCTTGTTGAGTTTGAAAAAATGCTCAGCGAAGACGAGTGGGCTGATATGTCTAGTCTTTAA